CTTCTTCCCCCATTCCCCCGGCAGCCGCTCCTGTTCGCCGCCGCACTGGGAACAGCGGGCGCTGTTTTTGTCCCAATAGAGCTGCTGCGCGGCCAAGGCGCCGAGAGAGAGAAGTTCGATGCACAGCTGGGGCTCGGCCGCTTGCAGACTCTCCGGTGCAAGCCCTTCCGGCAGAGCGGCGGAACGGGAGACGGCCAGCGCCCGACAGGGGCGTCCCTGCCAACGTCCGAGATAAATGGCCCCTGAAGGATCGAGCCCGGTCGGCAAGGATGTGGGCAACTCCAGATCGTTCAACAACAGCTCGGAGCCGCGCAGCAGCAGCCAGAAACCTTCGCCGCCGGGATCGGCGTCGGGTGGTTCCCGCTGCAAATGGGCTTGCAGGACTTCGTTGTTGAAAGGGAGATGTAGTGTAGAGGGATAGAACTCGGGGAGCGGCGACATGATCTTCTTCTTTCCGGTTCAGCGCACGGCCTGACGCTTCTGCCAGAGGAGCAGGGCCAGCTGGGTCTTGCCGTCGGGAATCTCTCCCCGGGCGACCATGGCCAGGGCCTCGTCCAGGGGGAGCGGCAGCACTTCGATATACTCGTCCGGCTCCAGCGCCTGGGGGACGGCCGTCAGACCGGTGGCGACGAAGAGGTGGATGCGCTCGTCGCAGAAGCCGACCGCCGGCAGCATTTCGCCGAGCTTCTCGACTTGGTCGGCGCGATAACCGACCTCTTCCACCAGTTCCCGCCGCACACAGGCTTCGGGGGATTCGTTCGGTTCCAGACGCCCGGCGGGGATTTCCAGCAGCATCCCGCCCAAAGCGGAGCGGTATTGGCGAATCAGCACCACCCGACCGTCGTCGAGCAGCGGCAGGACGGCGGCGCCGCCGGGATGATGCAGCACCTCGAATTCGGCGCGACGCCCGTTGGGAAGCTGGTGCTCCTCAATGGCCAGGGCGACGATACGCCCGTCAAAAATCTTTTTTTCGGCAAGTTTCATGGCGGAAGGATAGCAGGAGGCGAGGATGGACGGCAAGGGGAAATCCGGTCAGGAGGATCGGGGAGCAGGCATGACCAGCACCAGCTCGCCGGAGACGACGCGGAAGCTCATCGGCAGCTCACCGTGGTCATCTCCGTCGATCTGCACCGCCACCCCCGCGCCGCGCACCGTCAGCGCCCGGGCCTTGAAGAGACGCGCCCCGGCCGGTTCCAGGGGAAGGTGCAAGACCATGCGCAGCAGGGCGTGGAGCAGTGACCAGTGTCCCGGCTTTTGCAACAGGCAGACCTCGAAGACGTCGTCGGTCAGGGAGGCGCCGGGGGTCAGGGAAAAGCGTCCGCCATAGAGGCGGCCATTGCCGATGACGACGGTGTGGCCGGAAAGAAGGGAGCCGTCGTCAAGCTCCACCTCGATCATTGGAAAGGGCGGCCCGAAAAAGACCCGCAGGGCGCTGACGACATAGGCGAGCTTGCCGAGACGGCGCTTGAGGCGCAGGTCGACCCGCCGCACCACCTCGGCGTCGAAACCGGCACCGGCCATCAAGAGAAAGCGCGTCTCCCCCGCCAGCCCGAGGCTGACCGGGGTCGCCACGCCGTCCAGGGCGACCCGGCAGGCGCCGGGGATATCGAAGGGAATCCCCGCTTCCAGGGCGAAGACGTTGGTCGTCCCCAGGGGGATGAAGGCCAGGGGAAGAGCCGAGGGTGCCAGGCCGTTGATGACTTCGTTGAGGGTGCCGTCGCCACCGGCAGCGACGAGCAGATCGAGGTCGCCGGACTTCGCCTCCCGAGCGAAACGGGCGGCATCCCCCCGGGCGCCGGTGAGCCGCAGCTCGACCTGGTCGCCCCTGGCGGCGAGAGCTTCCCGGGCCTGATGAATCTTGGCCAGGGCGTCGCCCCCGGCCACGGGATTGGCAATGAGGGTAATGCGCCGGGGCGCCTGACGTTCATCGGACATCAGCAAGAATCCTTGTCGATTTAAAAAGGGGTGACACCCTACTGACTCCTCGGCAAATCGCCGCGAACCCGGTCAGTTCGCCGCCGCGCCCGCCGCAACCGGCTTTCTCTGCACCAACTGCGGAACCTCGCCGTCGGGAAGACCGAGATTGCGGGCGCGCAGCGACAGGATACCGGTCTGCACATAGGCCAGCAAGCGCTTTTCCATCTCTTTGGCCAAGGATTTCTCTTCCCGATAGCGATCCTCACTCCCGCCGGGGGGAAAGCCCAGATCGTAGCGATAGAGCTCCGGCTTTTCCTTGGGCGCGACGAGCAGCAGCCGATCCCCCTCGATGAGCGCCACCAGCTCCTCCCCCCCGGAAGGCTTGATCACGGCGAAACCTTCGTCTTGCAAGGTCGGCGAAAAGAGATTGCGCCCCCAGCCCTGGTGCGGCGCATTCATGCCGAGCAGACCGAGGACGCTCGGGCCGATGTCGACCTGACTGGCGACCGTCCGCCGCCGCAGTCCTGGTTCGTCGAGTAATCCCGGGGCATAAAAGAGGAGGGGCACGTGGAAGCGCCCCAGGGCCATAGGCGTGATCATCGGCGGATAGCCGAAGCCGTGATCGCCGGTGACGACAAAGAGGGTATCCTTGAAATAGTCTTCCTTCTCCGCCATGCGGAAGAACTCCCCCAACGCCCAGTCGGCGTAGCGCATGCCGTTATAGCGCCCTTCATAGCCGTCGTCGCTGCGAATCCGCTCAAAAGGCAAGGGCTCGGGCAGATTGAAGGGAGCGTGGTTGGAGAGGGTCAGGATGCTGCCGAAGAAGGGGCCCTGGGCCGCCAGTCCCCGGAATTCCTGGTTGGCCCGGGCGTAGACGTCGTAGTCCGAGACTCCCCAGACGGGATCGACGAAGGTCGGATCGACATAGTCGTCGGTGCCGACAAAATGATCAATACCGTGCTGGCGG
This DNA window, taken from Desulfuromonas acetexigens, encodes the following:
- the nudC gene encoding NAD(+) diphosphatase; protein product: MSPLPEFYPSTLHLPFNNEVLQAHLQREPPDADPGGEGFWLLLRGSELLLNDLELPTSLPTGLDPSGAIYLGRWQGRPCRALAVSRSAALPEGLAPESLQAAEPQLCIELLSLGALAAQQLYWDKNSARCSQCGGEQERLPGEWGKKCRACGALHFPHIHPCVIVVVRRNDEVLLVRKAEWVAGRYGLVAGFLDMGECLEEAVVREVREETGIRIKNLRYVGSQSWPFPSQLMAGYVADYDGGDIVIETKELEDARWFPVDALPLLPPKRSIARYLIDTYGKAQP
- a CDS encoding NUDIX hydrolase codes for the protein MPSILASCYPSAMKLAEKKIFDGRIVALAIEEHQLPNGRRAEFEVLHHPGGAAVLPLLDDGRVVLIRQYRSALGGMLLEIPAGRLEPNESPEACVRRELVEEVGYRADQVEKLGEMLPAVGFCDERIHLFVATGLTAVPQALEPDEYIEVLPLPLDEALAMVARGEIPDGKTQLALLLWQKRQAVR
- a CDS encoding diacylglycerol/lipid kinase family protein codes for the protein MSDERQAPRRITLIANPVAGGDALAKIHQAREALAARGDQVELRLTGARGDAARFAREAKSGDLDLLVAAGGDGTLNEVINGLAPSALPLAFIPLGTTNVFALEAGIPFDIPGACRVALDGVATPVSLGLAGETRFLLMAGAGFDAEVVRRVDLRLKRRLGKLAYVVSALRVFFGPPFPMIEVELDDGSLLSGHTVVIGNGRLYGGRFSLTPGASLTDDVFEVCLLQKPGHWSLLHALLRMVLHLPLEPAGARLFKARALTVRGAGVAVQIDGDDHGELPMSFRVVSGELVLVMPAPRSS